Proteins encoded together in one Lathyrus oleraceus cultivar Zhongwan6 chromosome 5, CAAS_Psat_ZW6_1.0, whole genome shotgun sequence window:
- the LOC127086485 gene encoding thioredoxin-like protein CXXS1, which translates to MEYLGKVIICFFHFQYQLCTHIMQKTWLVTEPSAFKIIFIRIVFSLTGMFLGMIKQEIYGCSRHEFNLQSIMQYAYHPFEKQQQQRKKMENQEHLKKSKVIKIDSKESWEHYISYATNQNYPVVVHFSAFWCVPSIIMNPFFQKLASNYQDVLFLTLDVDEVKEIASKMEIKAIPTFLLLNGGTLVDKIVGANSDELRKRVDHFVQSNPSNISIVETLK; encoded by the exons ATGGAATATTTAGGGAAAGTCATCATTTGTTTCTTCCATTTTCAATATCAGCTATGTACTCATATTATGCAGAAGACATGGCTTGTGACTGAGCCAAGTGCATTCAAGATCATATTTATTAGAATAGTTTTTTCTCTGACTGGCATGTTTTTAGGAATGATTAAGCAAGAGATTTATGGGTGTTCTAGGCATGAATTCAATCTGCAAAGCATTATGCAAT ATGCATATCACCCTTTTGAaaagcaacaacaacaaagaaaAAAAATGGAGAACCAAGAACATCTAAAAAAATCCAAGGTTATCAAAATAGACTCAAAAGAATCATGGGAACATTATATCTCTTATGCTACCAATCAAAATTACCCT GTTGTGGTTCATTTTTCTGCTTTTTGGTGTGTGCCATCTATTATTATGAATCCTTTCTTTCAAAAGCTTGCATCCAACTATCAAGATGTTTTGTTTCTCACATTGGATGTGGATGAGGTTAAG GAAATTGCCTCCAAGATGGAAATTAAAGCCATACCTACTTTTCTGTTATTGAATGGTGGAACTCTTGTGGACAAAATTGTGGGTGCAAATTCTGATGAACTAAGGAAAAGGGTTGATCATTTTGTTCAATCAAATCCATCCAACATATCTATTGTGGAAACATTGAAATGA